A genomic segment from Rhinatrema bivittatum chromosome 19, aRhiBiv1.1, whole genome shotgun sequence encodes:
- the LOC115080325 gene encoding olfactory receptor 6N2-like: MGVGNQSSVTEFIIAGFPGIQQMQPVLFVLLLLTYLLIITGNVLIFLVIQLQPRLHAPMYFFISMLSFLELWYTAVTIPKMLSNLLDVRRSISFMGCLLQTYFFHAMGITEVFLLTSMAYDRYLAICTPLNYPTIMTSTFGNKLVAGSWLCGFLYPLPEIILISRLPFCGSNVINHIFCDLPPLLSLACTDTSLNILVDFILNICVLTTPLLFIVLSYIKIIRAVLRIQSSEGRKKAFSTCATHLIVVAMFFGTPGFMYIRLTKTYSLAYDRMFSVIYSVITPLLNPVIYSLRNKEIRDSIWKMVTGKHLFS; this comes from the coding sequence ATGGGAGTCGGCAATCAGAGTAGTGTGACAGAATTCATTATTGCTGGATTCCCAGGCATTCAGCAGATGCAGCCTGTGCTCTTTGTTCTCTTGCTTCTAACATACCTCCTCATCATCACTGGGAATGTGCTTATTTTTCTGGTAATCCAGCTCCAGCCACGGCTCCATGCCCCCATGTACTTTTTCATCAGCAtgctgtccttcctggaactctGGTACACGGCAGTCACCATCCCCAAAATGCTTTCCAATTTACTGGATGTAAGGAGAAGCATTTCTTTCATGGGTTGCCTCTTGCAGACCTATTTCTTCCATGCCATGGGGATCACTGAAGTCTTCTTGCTTACATCAATGGCGTATGACCGCTACTTGGCCATCTGCACTCCCTTGAATTATCCGACCATCATGACATCAACATTTGGCAACAAGTTGGTTGCTGGCTCTTGGCTCTGCGGATTTCTCTACCCCTTGCCTGAGATCATTCTGATTTCTCGTTTGCCTTTCTGTGGCTCCAATGTGATCAATCACATTTTCTGTGATTTGCCGCCCCTGCTGAGCTTAGCCTGTACAGATACCTCCTTGAACATCCTTGTTGACTTTATATTGAACATCTGTGTACTGACAACACCCCTTCTATTCATAGTGCTCTCATATATCAAGATTATCCGGGCTGTGTTGAGGATCCAGTCTTCAGAAGGACGGAagaaggccttctccacctgtgcCACTCACCTTATCGTCGTGGCGATGTTCTTCGGCACTCCAGGTTTCATGTACATCCGGCTGACCAAAACATACTCTTTGGCCTATGATAGGATGTTCTCAGTCATCTATTCTGTCATAACACCCCTTCTGAATCCAGTAATCTACAGTCTGAGAAACAAGGAGATAAGAGACTCTATATGGAAGATGGTGACAGGAAAACATTTATTCTCCTGA